In one Brassica oleracea var. oleracea cultivar TO1000 chromosome C9, BOL, whole genome shotgun sequence genomic region, the following are encoded:
- the LOC106315022 gene encoding uncharacterized protein LOC106315022: MKFIYVLSGWESSAHDSKVLYDALTKFYPADYGFANRRKFLAPFRGTKYHLQDFTGQGCDLETPHELFNHRHASLRNVIERIFGIFKSRFLIFKSAPPFSFKTQTELVLAFVALHNFLRKHCRSDEFPVEVPNQATTEENMEGNNARDDSENVEEILETQDQERESANIWREAMAEKMWKDATI; this comes from the exons ATGAAATTCATATACGTTCTCAGTGGATGGGAGAGCTCAGCTCATGATTCAAAAGTATTATATGATGCTTTGACGA AATTTTATCCAGCTGATTATGGATTTGCCAACAGACGCAAATTTTTAGCTCCTTTTCGAGGTACTAAATACCATCTTCAAGACTTTACTGGCCAAGGTTGTGATCTCGAAACTCCACATGAATTGTTCAATCATCGTCATGCCTCCTTGAGAAACGTGATTGAGAGAATATTTGGAATATTCAAATCACGATTTCTAATATTTAAATCTGCTCCTCCATTTTCTTTCAAGACACAAACAGAATTGGTACTGGCTTTTGTAGCTTTACATAATTTTCTTCGCAAGCATTGTCGCTCAGATGAGTTTCCTGTTGAAGTTCCCAATCAAGCTACCACTGAAGAAAATATGGAAGGCAACAATGCAAGAGATGATTCTGAAAATGTTGAAGAAATTTTGGAGACACAGGATCAAGAAAGAGAAAGTGCTAATATCTGGAGAGAAGCAATGGCTGAAAAAATGTGGAAAGATGCAACTATTTAG
- the LOC106315023 gene encoding uncharacterized protein LOC106315023 — FYLADYGFANIRKFLAPFRGTKYHLQDFTGQGCDLETPHELFNHRHASLRNVIERIFGIFKSRFLIFKSAPPFSFKTQTELVLACVALHNFLRKHCRSDEFPVEVPNQATTEENMEGNNARDDSENVEEILETQDQERESANIWREAMAEKMWKDATI, encoded by the coding sequence TTTTATCTAGCTGATTATGGATTTGCCAACATACGCAAATTTTTAGCTCCTTTTCGAGGTACTAAATACCATCTTCAAGACTTTACTGGCCAAGGTTGTGATCTCGAAACTCCACATGAATTGTTCAATCATCGTCATGCCTCCTTGAGAAACGTGATTGAGAGAATATTTGGAATATTCAAATCACGATTTCTAATATTTAAATCTGCTCCTCCATTTTCTTTCAAGACACAAACAGAATTGGTACTGGCTTGTGTAGCTTTACATAATTTTCTTCGCAAGCATTGTCGCTCAGATGAGTTTCCTGTTGAAGTTCCCAATCAAGCTACCACTGAAGAAAATATGGAAGGCAACAATGCAAGAGATGATTCTGAAAATGTTGAAGAAATTTTGGAGACACAGGATCAAGAAAGAGAAAGTGCTAATATCTGGAGAGAAGCAATGGCTGAAAAAATGTGGAAAGATGCAACTATTTAG